Part of the Chanodichthys erythropterus isolate Z2021 chromosome 13, ASM2448905v1, whole genome shotgun sequence genome is shown below.
TAGGCATTGCAACATTCCAGAAAGGAGTGATGTGAGAGGAACAAGAGAGAGCTTGAGATGGGAGGGGGATCATTACAGATAAAGAGATATGGTCTGTTCATAAACTCATGGGTGGTGATATGTGTTCTTCACAGGGGTGATGGGACAGAAACCAGTCAAGGAGCTAGGAAAAGAAGACGTCCTGAGCAGTGCCGTTAGTGACTATGAGATCATAAACCACTGTGAGGAGGAAGCACATTCCAACTGCCCAGAAGAAACAGACCAGAATTTTGTTCACTTGGACACTTCCATACTAGAGCCCTGTCCTGGTCAGGAACCAACAAGACCTAATGACAACAACACTGTGCCCTCTTTCAACCAGGGAGGAAAAAAGATCAGTAAGAGTTATGACACGGATGTTTCACAGAATGTCAGGACACCAAATCCTCAACTGAGCCTGGCAGGAGGTTCATGTGCCTCAGAATTCAAAACAGTCACAAGCGACGCAACAGCCACAGATATATCTACTGCTGTGGACCAGCAACAACTTGACAAAACAGAAGGAATGACTAACAAAACTCACCTCAAGGATACGCCAAACATGTTAGAAGGTTCTTGTCAAGGGGACTCAACAGATGATGCCGTGAGCGTTGAGAAGGATGAGACACGAACGCTGGCGGACAGACACAATTCGACGTTAGACACAGAAGCAATGACAAAGATGAGTGGTGATGCTGAAATAAAGAGGAAATTCTCTTTGGAATCGGGGAATGCTAATTTACTTGAAAGACAGCCATTCCAGGAAAAAAGAGTTTCAAAGGGTAAAGATCAGACCCTAAGTAGTGCTAAAATTAGGAAACGTTGTGACAAAGTTTGCAATGAAAGTGCTGGAACTGTTCAACACAAAGAGAGTCCTAATCCAGACAGATTTAAGGATTTGGACAGAGCTGATTCTTTATGTCTGGAGACTGCGGCAACATGTCCGTCAATCACTGGACTCCATTCACATTCAAGTCGCCCGTGGCTTCGGAGTGCAAATAAGCAGGATGATTTACAGAAGGACAAAAATATCAGTCCAGATATGTCAACATGTATTTTAAAAGAACCTTATGATGCCTCACAGACAAATTTTGCAGCAACACCCAAAGAAAACTTCAGAAAAGACCAAAGAAACCCAACTTTCCATACACCATTTTTGGGAAAAGAAGAGACTATAGCTCCTGCATGGGGTAAAACTGAAGGTAAGGACAAAATCTTGCATATTCCCTTCgatgaactttgtttattaaaatcTAGAGTGACAACATTCGACTCTGACACCGAGAGTGTTACTGAACCCACAAATGCAGACACAGCTCTAGTTCCGTTAAAGATTGAGGAGGACTCTGAACAAAAGGCATTAAACACATTCCATCCAGATTTGAGCCAAAGAAATACTTTGTTTCACACTGAGAAGAAAAATGATGACAAAGGGCCATTCACTGTCATGGAAAAGCACTCAGCAGTCATGTCATCTGAGAGTTTAACTGAATCCAGTGCTAAAAAAGTCCCTGTTAGCAATGCACCTCACCCAGCCAAAAAGGGAGTGTGGGGAGCAGATGCACCATGTGTGAAAAGAGACAGTAAATCTGTTTATCAAAAAGCTGTTCAGTCGAAAATCACAAAAAGCAGGAAAGATTGTGATGGTCATCTTAATGGAAAACACAATACTTCACCTTTAGTTGAATTATCAGGAGAAAAAGAAGTGCATTTGGACAAAAGAGTATGTGATCCAAAGATCTACAGGCTGGACGGTGCAGACACAGAAACAGAGGTCAAAGAGAGCAGCAGTAAACATTTAGATCCAATTATCGTTAACCATTTTAACTCTTTTTCTCGCTCAGATTTTGATGGCGGTGACACCGCGAGAGTCACACAGAAGGCTTCTTTGCAACGGGAAAAAGAGCCTCTCTATTTCACGGCTGTGATCACACCACCACTTCAGATTCATACATTTCGGGATCAGGAGGCGAGGAAGTCATCTGACATCTCTCATATGTACGTTCCTCACACTGAAATACAGAGCATGATCCCTGACGTCTTACCCGCATATGATCAGACAGAAAAAAAGGCCAAAATCAAAGGACCACCGCCACCTGTTCCAAAGAAACCAAAGAATCCCTTTAAAAAAGCCATTGGCCGCAAGAAGTCTGCTTCTCATTCCATAGAAGAGCCAAGCGAATATTTGGACCTGCtgctcaaaaatattaaaatggacAGAAGGCAGGCGGCACTGCAGTCCGCTGAGGATTTTAATACACATGCATCATCTCTTGATATGTTGCCTTATTATATCGAGTCCCCATCCTGTATGTGCATGTCCATAGAGCCTGAGGCTGCTGATATTCCAAGATATTATTTAGCCCCATACGATGAAATTGTTGCACCTGATTGTGATAACTTGATAGAAACTGTCGATGATAGAGAACTAAAAGAAATGGAAATGTCTCAGCTGAGACCATTATTGAAGAAAAAGGCAAAAAAGAAGGGCCCACCACCACCTGTGCCAAAGAAGCCTCAAAATCCATTTGCTAAAACAGACACGGAGAAGATCCAATCAAGCAAAGACTCTGATGTGGAAAATGTGGAACATCCTTTGAAATATGGCAGACGTGACTCTGAAAGCTACATGATGGACATTGAGGATGAAGAAGACACTAAACCCACTGTAGTCCCAACCAGATATCCTCACGCCGCCTGTAGAATTCCAAGCAGCGATTCTTCCACTTCAGAAGAAAACGCAGTGTCAAGATATAGGCCTGTCTCCGAACTCATCAGAGACAGCAACAAAGTCCAGGAGAAAGTGATACATCACAGCAGGACAAACGTAATGGAAGCCAGGCCAGTTGAGGCAGTGGGAAGCCAGACTCTAAAAGTATCGCAAATGAAAACAGCCTTTGATGTACAAACATCTCCCCATAAAATGGAAAGAAGATCCTCACCAAAGAAAGGTAAGACAGCTGATTGCATTCCCAGTTTTCATACAGTATAAAGCTGACAGGGTTATAAAGAATCTTGATCAAATTTCAGTAAGACATGCACAGTTATCTAAAGTGTCTGTCAGGTGAAAATGCAGTATTATGGCACGTATTATGGACATTTTTGGGAGGATTTTCTTGACTAGTACTTGTAACACTAGCACATGTAAATACCATATACCGGATATCATTACTGTAGCATCACAGAACTTTGCACCAATGGTGTATAATCTAACATTAAACTATAACAGCAATCCATTAAATGCACTACACTTCTACATACTTAAGAGTCTGGATGGATCATtgttacagtgattattatttttctagtatgttatatgtttggcaacagttcttttagcccttaaagatggagtgtgtagcttttcatttcttaaacaaccatgtattaagatgtatcatggccatattccaggatgacaatgtcaaggttcatcaggctcaaattgtgaaagaattgttgggaggaagcatgaagaatcattttcacacatgaattggcactgaccttaacctcagtgtaagtttttgggatgtgctagaggagactttacagagtgctcacctcttgcattatcaatacaagatcttgaccaaaaaatgcTGCACCTCTagatgaaaataaatgttgtaatGTTATTTCCATaaaggtgcatcaatttttggtcaagatcttgtattgacaatgcaagaggtgaacactctgtaaagtctcctccagcacatcccaaagactttcaatgaaattaaagtCTGGACTCAGACGTgtcaattcatgtgtgaaaatgattcttcatgctctttGAACCATTCTTTTAACCctggtgaatcttgacattgtcatcctggaatatagccatgatgtgtcttcctacatggttgtttaagaaatgaaaagctacacactccatctttaagggttaaaagaactgttgccaaacatataacatgctagaaacataataatcactaaTGATCAATTCCTagaagtatttgcctattaaaatccacacacagtgacttttttttggCACGGTTGCATTGTGATGTTGTTTggaattttattttctttctgttGATCTGGCATTGGGGCTGTAGATGgttaatggaaaaaaaactaATACTATTTCAACAACTTGCTTTAGTACAATATACAAGCCAGTTATTTATTGGTGTAAAAATGTTCCCTTTATAAtacacaatgtaatataatatgtcCCTCAAATCATCACATTTGGGGGTCCATAATGTCACAAAGTTTAAAAAGCTCTACACCACACTGAAACAGAAAAATAAGATTCCAAATTAGATTTTATGGCACAGTGCACTTTGTAACATAATCCAACATGAGCATGACTTCATCCTTTTTCACTCTTAACATAATTACTCCTGTAACATTATCAGCTCCCAAGCACAGCCTGTTCAAATACACAAGATGGAAAAGCAAGGTAATGTTTGCAATGGAGGGATGCTCAAAGGTTTTTTCGTGTATAAGATGTCCTTACCATTTAAACCACAGTGACCTGTCGGCCAGTACGGTACAATTTGTACGCCTACTTCTTATTCACACACATAGAACTGATGTCCATGTAGGAGGACATGAGGAGGAGGGGAGGGGAGAGGAGAACAAGGGCGTTTTCTCCCGTTCATTCAGAATAAAGGAGAGGAGGGAAGCTATTGTGGCTAGCCGCAATTCACTGAGACAGTCACCAGCACTAACTGAATCtgtgagaaaataaattaatgcttTGAATTTGACGCTCTGAGAGACCTAGTACTGATAAAGGTAAGCGTTTTGCGTTTGGTCATATTAATATAAGGCAGGTCAGTGTTGCACTAGCCTCTACTGGAATGCTAGCTCGATTTTAGCAAGCATCACTGATTTAAAACAAGCTCTAGAAACAGCTAGTACCTAACCGAAAAAAACTTGCGCTAGTGAATGCTGCATTTAGCGTCATTTTCTGACACGTGAGGCCATATCCAGCCTTTGATGATCTTGCATATTGCTGAGATAAGCCGAAATAGTGAGATATTAATTGAAAGTTGACCATAATGACCTGTGCCGGGTACGTTAGATAGCACGCCTCCACTCCAAAGCGGCGCGTCGCATTTCTCCAGTGCATGCAACGAAAAACACGCTCGGCTCAAAACAAGCTGCATTACTGATGCTTTTTCAGCtattttcattcatttgttcGGTTAGCGATTAGCTCTCATTTTCTCACACCAGCAGAAGCCTGCCCATGTATCGATTATGTCATGTTTTTTCATTCCCACTCTTGTACTATTGGCGAATATCTTATATTTCTCCTCATCTTTATCTCATATATACATATGTTTTATCTCTCACTCTTTATCTTAATTGATATTTCAGTAGAAATATAAATGTTGGTgtgaggtgtttttttttcttcgccGGTTTGCTCATCAGCATCATCAATAACGCAGCTCGGCCATTAGAAAGCAAACACACTATCACACCGCCATACATCTGACCTATTTCCAAAAACACATCCATGGCTTTATTGTGAAGACCACATTTTGTTCTCCCAAACACATCTGTTTGAAATCGGCTTTATTTATTATCATTGGTATTAATGGTAGTTGCTAGTATTTAGGGAGACACCGTCACCAATCAGGGCCCTATCAGCTCAAGTGCTGCAGGCGACTCATATAACCAGTGattattaatgtataattatgAATATCAATTAGTATATCTGTTATACCCTTTATAACACTATAAGCACTATGGCCGTGTCTCAAAATCTGCTAACTTGACAGCATTCTTGGGAATCATAGGTGTGTGCATCCTTTTTGAGCATCATTGGTGTGTGCAGCATCATAAGAAATGTCAGGATTTTATTAGATTTCATTAGTTATGTTGTATTGTATCTTACTTTTATCATGGATGAaacataaataatacaaattttatATCTGTTCAagaatcttttatttttatagtctacATATGATGCATTAACTTTCAGACAATATAAAACGATTTTGTCAAGTAAGCTAAAATATGTGCTTCATTTGATAAGTAAATTAACTGATGaagtcaaaaaaatattttaatattacagaACAACCTGACTATATATGATTACACCCATGAAAGCTGTTTTTAAGGGTTAGTTTAAGAAATAGATCCTTATGCTAACAACTCACCATATCCACTTTTTACAGTATGTACTAATAAAAAAGTTGATtaaatatagtattttttttcccccagtaagtaactttaatatatatatgtatgtgtataatgTAAACAAGCTGTCATCAGAGCATGGCTTGGCTTTCTCATAACAAGACGTTTCTACACAGTGGCTCAATgaaattcacacacacaaaactgcATTTTCTGCTTGTCTTTTATGGAGAAGTGCATATACAAAGTGAAACGGAAAACCATTTCCCAGTGCTGTCTTGCTGACTGCTCATCTTACTCTAACATGATACACTGTCAATATTAAGTCtgcaaacaaaagaaaaacattgaATATCCTTTCATTCGTGTGCCATTATGACTGTGTtatactgcaaaatataaactgTCAGGTAGTAGTAATGATAATAAACATTGAATTTCTAAACaaagtattattttaaatataaaaaaataataattacaagtAAGAACAAAACATTTCTCTTGTCTTTTCAGAAATGATCAGACGAGTGGTACGACAGAGTAAATTCCGTCATGTGTTTGGTCAGGCGGTGAAGAATGACCAGTGCTATGATGACATTAGGGTTTCACGGGTTACCTGGGACAGTGCCTTTTGTGCAGTAAACCCCAAATTTGTTGCTATTATTGTGGAGGCTAGTGGGGGTGGAGCTTTCCTTGTTCTGCCTCTGCAAAAGGTAAGCCATAACCGCATATGAATTAAATGTCCActcagcatttttgaaatgtGCAATTTGAATAGGCTTTGTTGGTCAGAATTATGCAAGATGAGACATAAATTCATACTCTCTGTTCCTGCTTCCTGTCTTGCAGACGGGTCGTATTGACAAGGCCTACCCCACTGTTTGTGGTCACACAGGCCCTGTGCTGGACATTGACTGGTGCCCGCACAATGATCATGTCATTGCCAGCGGCTCTGAAGATTGTACAGTAATGGTATGCTCAGCTCCTTCACTACATCCCCTCATAAAAAGGATGCTCAGAAACCAAAAAGTGTCAAAAAgagtaattataattattaattattcaaataTTCCCATTTTGTCACAAAGGTGTGGCAAATCCCTGAGAACGGCCTCACCTCAGCTCTTTCTGAGCCAGTCGTGGTGTTGGAGGGTCACTCCAAGAGGGTGGGCATTGTGACGTGGCATCCAACAGCTCGCAATGTTCTGCTAAGTGCAGGTAAGAAATGTTAAAAGCACGTGCGCTACATAAAAACCCTTGCGTTTATCATCTTGAGCATCAAAAACCTGTGAGTGAATGAtcaaaaaaactgttttgtcTTCTCTCCTCTGTCAGGATGTGATAATCTCATCATTATTTGGAACGTGGGCACAGGAGAAGCTCTGATCAACCTGGAGGACATGCACCCTGACGTGATCTTCAGCGTCTGCTGGAGTCGCAACGGCAGCCTCATTTGTACCGCATGCAAGGATAAGAAAGTGCGCGTTATCGATCCACGCAAGGGAAAGATCACTGCGGTAAGTGAAAACATCTCAAAATTAAGCTGAGGACTCTTTATTTTCACAGTTCTGAGTGTCTTACTGGCATTGATGATCACAGGAGAAGGATAAGGCCCATGAGGGAGCCCGGCCCATGAGGGCCATCTTTCTGGCTGATGGAAACATCTTCACTACCGGCTTCAGTCGTATGAGTGAGCGGCAGCTGGCCTTATGGAATCCAGTAAGCCAAACAAATGGATTTTCtctacatttttgaaaaatttattttttttatgcaatattatgaaatattttgaTGTGTTCTTTAAGAAAAACATGGAAGAACCGATATCGGTGCATGAAATGGACACCAGCAATGGAGTGTTGCTTCCCTTCTATGACCCTGACACTAATGTGGTCTACTTGTGTGGAAAGGtaggcaagttttttttttttagttctgcCATATTTTATTAACTCTACAACATATTGATTAAAAAGAATACACATCTCAGCACAGtccccccccccacccctcAACTGTTTTGACTCCAAGGCTCCACTTTGTCTGAGATAATATTCAAAATCCCTCCTATTTAAGCTGATATGTACCAATGGCAATTTggttgtaataataaaaaaatgtaaaaccaTAATGTCAGTTTAATATTGGACatctttgttttgtgttttttaacattttaattaagattatgttaaaggcacaatatgtaagattttttgcagtaaaatatgcaaaaaccactaggccagtgttattttgttcagttgagtacttacaatatcccaactgtttccaactatttgtagaTTGTGATGAAATCGCGATTTTAACCAAGGATACGGGACGTGTCCAGAAGTTGCCTGTCAATGGCATCAtatccgcgttaccctcggtttctggatttattttgtagaaaccatggaaacaccaaagatgctttaataaattacatgttttattagacaagggaacaactgtttggttacatttatagacagaaaatgaattattgttatatagctcaacacgtttagtcttattgtttaaatctagtttTCTTGATTTTACGAGAATACCATgcttttaccatgcctcagagaaaaacgcTTTTTTGTCAAGTAACGTTAGCTatcatagcataatcagatgcagctttatttttagtaacagtaatacagcattttctccatcataaactacattttaaaattaattgcatgccatttatcaacacaagccatcaagcttttattaatatgatattctaaaatcgatctagcttactgcagtgtgcaacaagtgtgtCACAGCAGCCGCCTAGCGAACGCACAGACTAATGATATAAGagaattttcaacacactcaaatgtatctaatatgataaacagcgctgtgttacctcatacgcttgaccggaagaagcggaagcggcataataaaagttctactGCTCGTGAGGAGTGTGTTGCGTTTGTCTCTCATTAGCATTCGCTCCGGTGgtctcgttcagctccaacatcacTCACCCTGCTCTGCttatactacagtaacgttaatctcatccatgaacataaCTTCTGCACAAATCCCAtcctgattcttttccactgactgtgaggtgaagacgacaTCTCCCATGATTCCGCACTCAAACTCGGCAtaatcaagctatgcctttgttttgaataggtgaCCTCTAGCGGTGAAAATCTACATGCTGCAAGCTTTAATATAactaaatttaaaggtgccatcgaacgtttttttacaagatgtaatataagtctaaggtgtcccctgaatgtgtctgtgaagtttcagctcaaaataccccatagatttttttaaattatttttttaactgcctattttggggcatcattagaaatgtgccgattcatgttgcggcccctttaaatctcgtgctctccgcccacggagcttgcgcttgccttaaacagtgcctaaacaaagtttacacagctaatataaccctcaaatggatctttacaaaatgttcgccatgcatgcggcatgcatgcgtcggattatgtgagtattgtatactgttatattgtttacatttgattctgaatgaactTGAGGCtatgtgctccgtggctaacggctaatgctacactgttggagagatttataaagaatgaagttgtttatgaattatacagactgcaagtgtttaaaaatgaaatacagtaagaaacgatggtaactttaaccaacagtagcctacattagcaacatgttaacaaaacatttagaaagacaatttacaaatatcactaaaaatatcatgatatcatggctCACGTCAGTTACTATTGCTccttctgccatttttcgctgttgttattgtttgcttacctagtctgatgattcagctgtgcagatccagacattaatactggctgcccttgtctgatgcctttcataatgttgggaacatgagctggcatatgcaaatattggaggcgtacaccccgactgttacgtaacagtgggtgttatgttgagattcacctgttctttggagatcttttaatcaaatgagatttacataagaaggacgaaacaatggggtttgagactcactgtatgtcttttccatgtactgaactcttgttattcaactatggcaagataaattacatttttcattcgagggcacctttaaataatttgGGCCCCCCCTAGAAGTTTTGGACCACTGGCTTAACATCAATACTGGGATATAAATTTTAAGATAAATTGTGAAAAGGACATTGTGGAGAAATTAGCAAAGCTGTAACCATGTTTTCTTGTCCAGGGTGACAGCAGTATCCGTTACTTCGAGATCACAGACGAGGCACCGTATGTGCACTACCTCAACACGTTTTCCAGCAAGGAGCCCCAGAGAGGCATGGGATACATGCCTAAAAGAGGCCTAGATGTCAACAAGTGCGAGATAGCCAGGTATGCGCTATTTGCACAGGTATTTCttttaagtgttattttttgaaaAGGAAAAAGGCTGAATTGTTTGAGGTGCTGATGACTACATCAGATTTGGGATATTTTAGAGAAACTAAACTGGCTTCAAGCCTTCAGCATTCTGATTATGCTTCTCAGTGGTGTGACTTGATTGATGCTTTTTAGCTTTACTCCTGCTGCTAGTTTGATTTTTCTTCTCCAGTAGGGGGAGGCATTAGCCTGTCATTGACTATAAAATCTAATGGGATAGCAGTGCGGCACTGATCATGCTGTGGCTCTAAAAGGTCATTGAAATGTTATTTGGCAACTAATGATCACTGTATGGATCATTGGTTTTAGTATCTATTCTTTCATAAGGGCATACattatgtgtttattattattactattcatattttatctcattttttaaattattttattttaaaatgtaatgtattcctgtgacaATGGCAAGGTGAATTTTCAGCTGAGctgtcattactccagtcttcagtgtcacatgatcccatgatccttcagaaatcattctaatatgctgattcgttgcttaagaaacatttcttattatcaatgtttaaaacggttgtgctgctcaatattttgtgtaaacatttttctcaggattttttgatttCTAGAAAGTTAGAAATCTtgtgtaatattaaaaatggaaaaaaaaaaaaaaaaagattgatgTGCTGTTATCCGATAATAACACAATAATATCTCTGTTGTTTCTCACAGGTTTTATAAACTTCATGAGAGAAAGTGTGAGCCAATTATCATGACCGTTCCTAGAAAGGTATTTTTCACTGTATTATGTTTGATGTTTATGTAATCATTCTGTATCCTCAATATATAATCCTAAAAaatcaattattaaaattatttaaaaagtaacgATGTTCCGTTGATTAGGTTTTATTTATCTTGTGTTAAGTTTTACTGGCAAAGCTCAATCAAAATTGTGATTTAATGGTCATTAATTGATGAAGAAAAGGGGAGGCAGTTAGAGTGATTTCAATTAGCATTAAAGCAGCAAATGTTTTCAGAGAAAACAAACAGCATGAGTACATGATTCCAAAATACTCATTACGGTATTTCCTGTCTCTTCTGTTCTTGGCAGTCAGACCTCTTCCAGGACGACCTCTATCCTGACACAGCAGGTCCAGACCCGGCGCTAGAGGCTGAGGAGTGGTTTGAAGGCAAGAATGGGGAACCAATCCTGATCTCGCTCAAACACGGTTATGTCCCGGGCAAGAACCGGGACCTCAAAGTAGTCAAGAAAAATGTGCTGGATAACAAGGCAACCAAGAAGGTGGAGGAGCCAGCAACTCCTCAGAAACCTGCCTCTCCTCAGCTAACCAGAGTAAGGATTATGCTTCATTGACTTGTTCTTATTTTCCCCTCTAATAACTGGTGTTTATTTGGTGCTAAAACACTGTTTCTTTATTCTGCTCCGCAGAAGAATGAAGTGAAGTTAGAGGAGCTGTTGCGAGAAGTGAAGTCCCTTAGAGATCTGGTCACGCTGCAGGATAGGAGAATCGCCAAACTGGAAGAGCAGGTGGCTAAAGTGGCAATCTAAGACACTGCATCAGtatggagagaaagagagagattcaGGTGGGCAGGGGGGGTCAGTCACTGCCAAAATTTCTCAATTTGACTCGATCATTCCGCTTGGTGTTTCTCACAAGGACAACTTCAAGCAACATTCCAAGATGGACTTTTACTTTTTGTCAAGTCTCCCCCAAGCATTCGCATAGCAGAAGCAAAATTGTGGCAAAGAGTGGTCACTGGTTTTAACTgatgttttacattttgttaaaaatgttcTTACTTTTTTAGTTATTGTAACATTGTTTCCATGAGTATTCTGATATTTACCAGTATGTTAGAGTGTTGTTGTATATACACATCAGTATTTCTCTTTCCTTTTTTTGTTGTGCTGCCAAATTTGAGGTGATGCAGTAACCTCTCCTTTTATTTCtacttttatatgtttttttcccAGTTGTAGATAGTGGATAattgaaaaacatgaatttaacatGTCATACTATTCAAAGTGGGACATACGCAGAAAAGGCAGTACTGTGTGATTGTAAAGGCCATTGGTACTACAGAAAGTAATCATAGGTGATGATAAGGGTATATGATTTAAGGCTGGCCCACACtaaatgatttataaaattTTATCAGATTTTCAAAATGCGAGAGACCATAaacttgataaaaaaaaaatcatagattTAAGAGTATTTGTTCCTAGAGTGCGTGGAGTGCCGTGATTTGACCAAGAAAGCACATAACACACTAACAGATTTCCTTCACAAACAACCAAAGTCCCAACTGTGAACATGAGAAATCTCACAAAACGTGACTTTAGAGTAAACAAACATGGCAGACAACGGGCATGAAGAAATGGCTATAATAGTTTTTGGACTGCtttttacagaatttttttGGAAAAAGGCTTGGATGAAGTCGTGTTATGCTTCCGGCAGCTCGCTTTCtgattttgtattgttttgttccACCTGACATGAATATTTCTGATCGTAAATATCGGATACATGTTGGATATTTACGATTTGAGATTGGTGCAGCCCCGACGTTCTTCCGAGCAGATTCATTCACTCTTAACGGACATCACACCACAGGAAAATCTGATAAGATAATCTGAAGAACCATCAAGATAATCAAGACTTTAGCTAGGATTGTCGAAAGGGAATTGAATTGGGGACAAAATCGGCCCAATTATCTTGTTGTGTGTGGGTGCCTTTAGTGAaatctaagaaatgttcatataagcattaaaattcaacatttaggAATCAGTCCATATAATGTCCCTTGTGATGATCATGACACTGAAGTATTAGGCACATAGTCATCTCCTCCATTGCCTTGCTTTGAGATCATCATAATTGATTATAAAGCATCCAACAACAGGGTTTTTCAAAATATAACACAATCAGATACAATATATCCAGAAGCAATAACACAATGTTGCAGAATGAATGTGAACCTAAACCTGTTTGCAAGTGTTGTTTAAAATGCGTTAATCATGCATACGCATTATAAATCAAAAACCTACCGCTGTAACTTTatagtaattatgaaat
Proteins encoded:
- the coro1cb gene encoding uncharacterized protein coro1cb isoform X1, whose translation is MTNKTHLKDTPNMLEGSCQGDSTDDAVSVEKDETRTLADRHNSTLDTEAMTKMSGDAEIKRKFSLESGNANLLERQPFQEKRVSKGKDQTLSSAKIRKRCDKVCNESAGTVQHKESPNPDRFKDLDRADSLCLETAATCPSITGLHSHSSRPWLRSANKQDDLQKDKNISPDMSTCILKEPYDASQTNFAATPKENFRKDQRNPTFHTPFLGKEETIAPAWGKTEGKDKILHIPFDELCLLKSRVTTFDSDTESVTEPTNADTALVPLKIEEDSEQKALNTFHPDLSQRNTLFHTEKKNDDKGPFTVMEKHSAVMSSESLTESSAKKVPVSNAPHPAKKGVWGADAPCVKRDSKSVYQKAVQSKITKSRKDCDGHLNGKHNTSPLVELSGEKEVHLDKRVCDPKIYRLDGADTETEVKESSSKHLDPIIVNHFNSFSRSDFDGGDTARVTQKASLQREKEPLYFTAVITPPLQIHTFRDQEARKSSDISHMYVPHTEIQSMIPDVLPAYDQTEKKAKIKGPPPPVPKKPKNPFKKAIGRKKSASHSIEEPSEYLDLLLKNIKMDRRQAALQSAEDFNTHASSLDMLPYYIESPSCMCMSIEPEAADIPRYYLAPYDEIVAPDCDNLIETVDDRELKEMEMSQLRPLLKKKAKKKGPPPPVPKKPQNPFAKTDTEKIQSSKDSDVENVEHPLKYGRRDSESYMMDIEDEEDTKPTVVPTRYPHAACRIPSSDSSTSEENAVSRYRPVSELIRDSNKVQEKVIHHSRTNVMEARPVEAVGSQTLKVSQMKTAFDVQTSPHKMERRSSPKKEMIRRVVRQSKFRHVFGQAVKNDQCYDDIRVSRVTWDSAFCAVNPKFVAIIVEASGGGAFLVLPLQKTGRIDKAYPTVCGHTGPVLDIDWCPHNDHVIASGSEDCTVMVWQIPENGLTSALSEPVVVLEGHSKRVGIVTWHPTARNVLLSAGCDNLIIIWNVGTGEALINLEDMHPDVIFSVCWSRNGSLICTACKDKKVRVIDPRKGKITAEKDKAHEGARPMRAIFLADGNIFTTGFSRMSERQLALWNPKNMEEPISVHEMDTSNGVLLPFYDPDTNVVYLCGKGDSSIRYFEITDEAPYVHYLNTFSSKEPQRGMGYMPKRGLDVNKCEIARFYKLHERKCEPIIMTVPRKSDLFQDDLYPDTAGPDPALEAEEWFEGKNGEPILISLKHGYVPGKNRDLKVVKKNVLDNKATKKVEEPATPQKPASPQLTRKNEVKLEELLREVKSLRDLVTLQDRRIAKLEEQVAKVAI